One window from the genome of Dasypus novemcinctus isolate mDasNov1 chromosome 26, mDasNov1.1.hap2, whole genome shotgun sequence encodes:
- the CCR2 gene encoding LOW QUALITY PROTEIN: C-C chemokine receptor type 2 (The sequence of the model RefSeq protein was modified relative to this genomic sequence to represent the inferred CDS: inserted 4 bases in 4 codons; deleted 2 bases in 2 codons) produces MDDKDTFPHLVHNILSTRNIKGAXEEATTSYDYDYGAPCHKTSVRQIAAQLLPPLYALVFILGFVGNVLVVLILVNCKKLKSMTDIYLLNLALSDLLFLLTLPLWXHHTSNEWALGDATCKLFTGLYQVGYFGGSFFIILLTLDRYLAIVHAVFALKARTVTFGAVTSALTWLVAMLASXPAIVFTRSQREGSDYTCGPYFPLRWKNFQTIMRTILGLGLPLLVMGFCYSGILRTLLRCRNEKKKHKAVRLIFAIMLVYFLFWTPYNVVLLMSTFQEFFGLDNCDSSSRLDQAMQVTETLGMTHCCINPVIYAFVGEKFRRYLSVFFRKHIXKRLCKHCPVFYRETADRASSTYTPSSAEQELSAGL; encoded by the exons ATGGACGACAAGGACACGTTCCCCCACTTGGTGCACAACATACTGTCCACAAGGAATATCAAGGGAG TCGAAGAGGCCACCACCAGTTACGACTACGATTACGGGGCGCCCTGCCACAAGACCAGCGTGAGGCAGATCGCCGCGCAGCTGCTGCCGCCCCTCTACGCCCTCGTCTTCATCCTCGGGTTCGTGGGCAACGTGCTGGTCGTCCTCATCCTGGTGAACTGCAAGAAGCTGAAGAGCATGACGGACATCTACCTGCTCAACCTGGCGCTCTCCGACCTGCTCTTCCTGCTCACCCTCCCGCTGT GCCACCACACCTCAAACGAGTGGGCCTTGGGGGACGCCACGTGCAAATTGTTCACAGGCCTGTATCAAGTCGGT TATTTTGGAGGAAGCTTCTTCATCATCCTGCTGACCCTGGACAGGTACCTGGCTATCGTCCACGCCGTGTTCGCGTTAAAAGCCAGGACGGTCACCTTCGGGGCGGTGACGAGCGCGCTCACCTGGCTCGTGGCCATGCTGGCCT CTCCGGCCATCGTCTTCACCAGGTCCCAGAGGGAAGGGTCTGATTACACCTGTGGCCCGTATTTTCCGCTCAGGTGGAAGAATTTCCAGACGATAATGAGGACCATCCTGGGCCTGGGCCTGCCCCTGCTCGTCATGGGCTTCTGCTACTCGGGGATCCTGAGAACCCTGCTCCGGTGCCGAAACGAGAAGAAGAAGCACAAGGCCGTGAGGCTCATCTTCGCCATCATGCTCGTGTACTTCCTCTTCTGGACTCCCTACAACGTC GTCCTTCTCATGAGCACCTTCCAGGAGTTCTTCGGCCTCGACAATTGCGACAGCTCTTCCAGGCTGGACCAGGCCATGCAGGTCACGGAGACGCTGGGCATGACGCACTGCTGCATCAACCCCGTCATCTACGCCTTCGTGGGTGAGAAGTTCAGGAGGTACCTCTCGGTGTTCTTCCGCAAGCACA GCAAGCGCCTCTGCAAACACTGCCCGGTGTTTTACCGGGAGACGGCGGATCGGGCGAGCTCCACGTACACCCCGTCCAGCGCGGAGCAGGAGCTCTCGGCTGGCTTATAA